TGTATCTTTGATTAAAGAGTGTCCTGTTGCTGACATAATTGGTCGTGCACCCCATTTCTTAAGTATTTCAATTAATGCCGATGATGCTTTTACATCAAACACTACTATCGAACCTGGGTGCTGTTTGATAATTGGTTGTGCAAACAAACCCAATAATTGATCTCCAGGTACCAAAAAACCATCTTTAGTCATAGGCGCCATACGATCGCAATCACCATCAAGACCTAGTCCAATTTGTGCATCAGTTTCTGCCAATAATTTTTTTAGATCTTGCATATTGTGCTCAACCGTTGGATCAGCTTCATGATTTGGATAATCACCATTAACTTCTTCATAAAGCAAATGAACATGTTGCCATTTCATTGCACGCACTAATTGTGGTAGAACGGTACCGGCCACACCATTTGCACAATCAACAATAGCCCTAAGTGGCATATTTTTTAAAAAATCAAACTGCTGCGCAAGATAATCAATATACGCAGGTATGACTGGATACTCTTTGATGATACCTTTCTTTTTGGTATTAACTCGTTTTTTTTGTTTAAATAACTCACGAATTTTTACGATTTCATTACCCCACACCATCTCTTTACCAAAACATATCTTAATACCATTATATTCTTTTGGGTTGTGTGAGGCAGTAATCATCAGGCCAGCATCAATCGACATAGTATGCATAGCAAAATATAGGACTGGCGATGGACATACACCAATAAATAGTACATCAAAACCACTATCAGCAAGAACAGCGCATACGTGCTGTTTTATCTGTTTTGAGTGACTACGGCCATCCATACCAACAGCAACAACTTTTACTTGTAAATCACGCTGCATAAAATAGTCAGCAATAGCATACGTCAAGTCATACACATCATCAATAATAAATTCAGATCCAACTTTTCCCCTAATATCATACTGTCGAAAAACAACGTCTTTCATACCTGCCATTCCTTTTTAATAAGAACCTATCCCAAAATTAAAATCTTGAAATAATTTTGTAAAAAAAGGAAAATCTCGCTGATAAAAAGATGTTA
The nucleotide sequence above comes from Candidatus Dependentiae bacterium. Encoded proteins:
- a CDS encoding phosphomannomutase/phosphoglucomutase, whose translation is MKDVVFRQYDIRGKVGSEFIIDDVYDLTYAIADYFMQRDLQVKVVAVGMDGRSHSKQIKQHVCAVLADSGFDVLFIGVCPSPVLYFAMHTMSIDAGLMITASHNPKEYNGIKICFGKEMVWGNEIVKIRELFKQKKRVNTKKKGIIKEYPVIPAYIDYLAQQFDFLKNMPLRAIVDCANGVAGTVLPQLVRAMKWQHVHLLYEEVNGDYPNHEADPTVEHNMQDLKKLLAETDAQIGLGLDGDCDRMAPMTKDGFLVPGDQLLGLFAQPIIKQHPGSIVVFDVKASSALIEILKKWGARPIMSATGHSLIKDTMNKHSAILGGELSCHFFFHDRYFGYDDGVYAMMRLFELILISGKSLKELLLVIPERYSSPEYRIDCDEQDKQSIVDEVRSYFEQQKKVKMITIDGVRVVMPYGWALIRASNTQPVLSLRFESDTKQGLQKIKQESITVLANYNDKNELERAFNV